The following proteins are encoded in a genomic region of Paenibacillus sp. FSL H3-0469:
- a CDS encoding flavin reductase family protein has product MDPMKQMLNTETIQPKILYYGTPVILLNTLNEDETVNISPISSSWALGDCIVLGVGLGGKAIENLERLPECVINIPGPSLWENVEQLAPYTGKNPVPDYKQQHGYSYQKDKYAASGLTPVASKTVKPSRIMECPLQIEASIQHIRIPDHSPGFAIIEAQAVHVHAHQDIILNDNHIDPLKWSPLIYNFRHYFGLGHQLGKTYRSET; this is encoded by the coding sequence ATGGACCCTATGAAGCAAATGCTGAACACTGAAACGATACAACCCAAGATTTTATATTATGGAACTCCTGTCATCTTACTGAACACCTTGAATGAGGATGAAACTGTAAATATCAGTCCTATTTCATCCTCCTGGGCCTTGGGAGACTGTATAGTACTAGGGGTTGGTCTTGGGGGAAAAGCCATCGAGAACCTGGAACGGCTCCCCGAATGCGTCATTAACATCCCCGGCCCATCTCTGTGGGAGAATGTGGAGCAGCTTGCTCCCTATACGGGCAAGAATCCAGTCCCTGATTACAAGCAACAACATGGCTACTCCTATCAAAAGGATAAGTATGCTGCCAGCGGACTCACACCCGTGGCGTCCAAAACAGTTAAGCCTTCACGAATTATGGAGTGTCCGTTACAAATTGAAGCAAGCATCCAACATATTCGGATACCTGATCATTCGCCTGGTTTTGCAATTATTGAGGCACAAGCTGTTCATGTACATGCCCATCAGGATATTATCTTGAATGACAATCATATCGACCCTCTGAAATGGAGTCCGCTCATCTACAATTTCCGCCATTATTTTGGTCTGGGTCACCAGCTCGGCAAAACCTACCGGTCCGAAACCTAG
- a CDS encoding DegV family protein gives MKSIAWVTDSTSTIDSEFAMNNHVYIVPLRLIVNNECYRENIDINADQFYDKMRQQDKVGSSQPPIGEFVELYERLKEEYDEIIAIHCSSELSGTFNTSMQAADIAGVNVMGIDSKVGAYPIREMLLRGIHWQQAGCSAQEIKHRIDNIIEEMSFYIIPASLSQLHRSGRLSGSQFLLGQLMRIHLLLRFDEGKIVVVDKIRTFKKTKQKLLETIQEEIGRFQDVCIMHANNKEEALSLEWAIKAMSPSVRTEIMPFIPVVGAHMGEGTLALSWINRTALNSIDAEDEVLESVL, from the coding sequence ATGAAATCCATCGCCTGGGTGACTGACAGCACCAGCACCATTGATTCTGAATTCGCTATGAATAACCATGTGTATATCGTTCCCCTCCGTCTAATCGTCAATAATGAATGTTATAGAGAAAATATAGATATTAACGCCGATCAGTTCTATGACAAAATGCGGCAGCAAGACAAGGTGGGCAGCTCCCAGCCGCCGATTGGCGAGTTCGTGGAATTATACGAGCGTCTGAAGGAAGAGTATGACGAGATTATTGCGATCCACTGTTCCTCCGAGCTTAGCGGGACCTTCAACACCTCGATGCAGGCGGCGGATATTGCTGGAGTGAACGTAATGGGTATCGATTCCAAAGTAGGTGCATACCCCATCCGTGAGATGCTGCTGCGCGGTATTCACTGGCAGCAGGCAGGCTGCTCTGCACAGGAGATCAAGCACAGAATTGATAATATAATTGAGGAAATGTCCTTCTATATCATCCCGGCCAGTCTGAGCCAGCTGCACCGCAGCGGACGGCTCTCCGGCTCTCAGTTCCTGCTGGGCCAGCTGATGCGGATTCATCTGCTTCTGCGGTTCGATGAGGGCAAAATTGTCGTCGTTGATAAAATCCGCACCTTCAAGAAGACGAAGCAAAAGCTGCTGGAGACCATCCAGGAGGAAATCGGCCGCTTCCAGGATGTATGTATTATGCACGCGAACAATAAAGAAGAGGCGCTGAGCCTGGAGTGGGCTATTAAGGCCATGTCCCCTTCGGTGCGTACAGAGATTATGCCCTTTATCCCGGTGGTAGGTGCTCATATGGGCGAGGGAACACTGGCGCTGTCTTGGATTAACCGTACGGCTCTGAATAGTATTGATGCTGAGGATGAAGTGCTGGAGTCTGTGCTCTAG
- a CDS encoding S-layer homology domain-containing protein — translation MLFQAARRKLSLVMVIALLISSLTPHLVFGESAQLKDIAGSYAQKEIQSLTEAGIISGYEDNTFKPNKAMSRAELAKIIVLSLGLEVSGDQAAPFKDVAATSWYRGYVGALVKAGITEGTSASTFSPNSSVTREELVVFFIRAFELDETAKKLPLGSKLSDMSEVSEWAKAQVSLAFNNGFINGVQGIDGTLKFKPKERAERQALARLAYEFKTNKAVYVEKSKQLLAEETDKGKTPVVTPAPTATQAIRDTSVSAPAAPGPGTPASATPVPATPAPAEPTPVPATPEPVTPAPANALQVVVNGESTDAIYAEESTEVIFRSSIHAAETVAASVYQVDDSGKVMSQITLLHDDGQEVHGDSLAADGLYSGKAVLSESTEGYINLQAFAGDVPSSAVLKLSVLKHLTDEQLAQTEMIENNTQSKLDQLAASTGNLQKAKEETVAWLQTQDEVEHAGISGEGGSIWYLLDNGILGGISSAPENTKGLSNTAEEAASNNTLTALTQDVEQTVATIGSQQVAVVSPFYGTLPSSTVYDAVYQSFEQSNYPFLVERVKDSAAGVNFFKGLNQYGVVVLDSHGDTYYDEIVLQKFHDKYGVDFKYAGPQAIFLTGEKATAENNKTYELDLKKGRLAIISGYYAITPSFITRYNDMLPGTIVYNGSCRSAYNDSMADAFINNGASTYYGYTDYVKLAYDQVIAPSVFNALNNENMTTGQAFEAAVTAHGANDGLAAFVMKGSSIGTKTEGIINGTFENGKWTGWNGNGDVRVISKLGPLKPTEGKYMAIISTGLGFENNDKGGYDYNSNSYIEQSFMVPAGATTLSFDYNFISEEPKEYVGTKYNDTFRATVTSSVYINPASLVTSHLNGGPTVTSSVYGQESVIVGKESINESTEYWIDANKVDVNFYGGDDTAYMTNWKHVQFDVSQFAGKGSIVLRFHVWDQGDSIYDTAVLIDNVMLK, via the coding sequence TTGTTATTCCAAGCAGCACGCCGTAAACTCAGTCTGGTGATGGTAATTGCCCTGCTAATAAGCAGCCTTACGCCACATCTGGTGTTCGGGGAATCCGCGCAATTGAAAGATATCGCAGGCTCTTATGCTCAGAAGGAGATTCAATCCTTAACAGAAGCAGGAATAATCTCAGGGTATGAAGATAATACCTTCAAACCGAATAAGGCTATGTCGCGCGCCGAACTGGCGAAAATTATAGTCCTGTCGTTAGGCTTGGAAGTAAGTGGTGATCAGGCCGCACCATTCAAAGACGTTGCCGCCACCAGCTGGTATCGCGGTTATGTGGGAGCGTTGGTGAAGGCAGGCATCACAGAGGGGACATCGGCGAGCACATTCAGTCCTAATTCGAGTGTAACCCGGGAAGAGCTGGTTGTATTTTTCATCCGGGCCTTTGAATTAGATGAAACAGCGAAGAAGCTTCCGCTTGGCAGCAAGCTGTCCGATATGTCAGAGGTGTCTGAATGGGCAAAAGCTCAAGTATCGCTGGCCTTCAACAATGGGTTCATCAACGGGGTTCAGGGCATTGACGGCACGCTGAAATTCAAACCTAAAGAGCGTGCAGAGCGCCAGGCTCTGGCCCGTCTCGCATATGAGTTCAAGACGAATAAGGCAGTATATGTTGAGAAGTCCAAGCAGCTTCTTGCTGAAGAGACTGATAAGGGTAAGACTCCAGTGGTAACTCCGGCTCCCACAGCGACACAAGCTATCCGTGATACGTCTGTGAGTGCTCCGGCAGCCCCGGGTCCAGGAACGCCAGCATCGGCAACACCTGTACCAGCAACACCGGCACCAGCGGAGCCGACTCCAGTACCCGCTACTCCGGAACCGGTAACCCCGGCACCGGCCAATGCTCTCCAGGTTGTAGTGAACGGCGAGAGTACAGATGCTATTTATGCTGAAGAGTCCACAGAAGTTATTTTCCGCTCGTCGATTCATGCGGCAGAGACCGTAGCTGCAAGTGTCTATCAGGTAGATGACAGCGGCAAAGTGATGTCACAGATTACCCTGCTGCACGATGATGGTCAAGAAGTTCATGGAGACAGCCTTGCGGCAGACGGACTCTATAGCGGCAAAGCAGTATTATCTGAAAGCACGGAGGGTTACATAAATCTCCAGGCCTTTGCTGGAGATGTGCCTAGCAGTGCAGTCCTTAAACTGTCTGTACTGAAGCATCTTACAGATGAACAGCTTGCACAAACAGAAATGATTGAAAATAATACACAGAGTAAGCTTGATCAACTGGCTGCTTCTACTGGTAATTTGCAAAAGGCCAAGGAAGAAACAGTGGCTTGGCTTCAAACCCAGGACGAAGTAGAGCATGCAGGAATATCGGGTGAAGGAGGAAGCATCTGGTATTTGCTGGACAACGGGATTCTGGGCGGAATCTCCTCGGCCCCTGAGAATACAAAAGGGTTAAGCAACACTGCAGAAGAGGCCGCTTCCAATAATACATTGACGGCGCTCACGCAGGATGTGGAACAAACCGTAGCTACCATAGGAAGCCAGCAGGTTGCTGTGGTCTCCCCGTTCTACGGCACACTTCCATCTTCGACGGTGTATGACGCCGTATATCAAAGCTTCGAGCAGTCGAATTACCCCTTCCTAGTGGAGAGGGTAAAGGACAGCGCAGCGGGCGTTAACTTCTTCAAAGGTCTTAATCAGTATGGTGTGGTGGTCTTAGATTCCCATGGGGATACGTACTATGATGAGATTGTGCTCCAGAAATTTCATGATAAATACGGTGTTGATTTCAAATATGCGGGACCGCAGGCCATATTCCTGACCGGAGAGAAGGCAACGGCAGAGAACAACAAGACCTATGAACTGGATCTGAAAAAGGGCAGACTGGCTATCATATCGGGCTATTATGCGATTACACCTTCCTTCATTACACGGTACAATGATATGCTTCCCGGCACCATCGTATATAACGGCAGCTGCCGCAGCGCATACAACGATTCCATGGCGGATGCGTTCATCAACAATGGGGCCAGCACTTATTATGGTTACACCGATTATGTAAAGCTTGCTTATGATCAGGTCATTGCTCCATCCGTATTCAACGCCTTGAACAATGAGAATATGACAACCGGACAAGCTTTTGAGGCAGCAGTAACTGCTCACGGAGCCAATGACGGGTTGGCAGCATTCGTCATGAAAGGCAGCAGCATTGGTACGAAGACCGAAGGGATCATCAACGGAACCTTTGAGAACGGAAAGTGGACCGGCTGGAATGGAAACGGAGATGTCCGGGTCATCTCAAAGCTGGGGCCGCTTAAGCCTACAGAGGGTAAATACATGGCGATTATCAGTACTGGCCTTGGGTTTGAAAACAATGACAAGGGAGGATATGACTACAATTCGAATAGTTATATCGAGCAGAGCTTCATGGTCCCGGCGGGAGCCACAACCTTGTCGTTCGATTACAATTTCATTTCTGAGGAGCCGAAGGAATATGTTGGAACCAAATATAACGATACATTCAGAGCAACAGTAACTTCCAGTGTATACATCAATCCGGCTTCCCTCGTGACCTCACACTTGAATGGCGGACCTACGGTGACATCCAGTGTCTACGGACAGGAATCTGTGATTGTCGGTAAGGAATCGATTAATGAATCCACAGAGTATTGGATTGATGCGAATAAAGTAGACGTTAATTTCTACGGCGGGGATGATACGGCCTACATGACGAATTGGAAGCATGTCCAGTTTGATGTGAGCCAATTCGCCGGCAAGGGCTCCATTGTCCTCAGGTTCCATGTATGGGATCAAGGTGACAGCATCTATGACACGGCAGTATTGATCGATAATGTAATGTTGAAATAA
- a CDS encoding DUF4037 domain-containing protein, translated as MKGLDLSEEFYWEIVRPLIARRFPQLMEKHAAGLIGYGSDVLGYDDVLSRDHEWGARCYIWLLDPDYDKYAVGLDQAFDEEVPALFKGYPSRFSVDESHEVLVPYNGRNNLHHIAITSVSRHMHIQLGLLTPYPSLYEWLVIPEQKLLEWTRGRMFTDPIGEMTEVRRGLAYLPDEIWRYKLKYAWSSFRQLYVAGLADFRREPLSARLLINRMVEQAVQLIFLYNKRLRPGTYKWISRELAQISPEVSRQAKQLEAILLEPSVTRAVGQIEEILTELVNQHNAMKLTDHIELQPSIFYARGLQSYSYINLEDALFAALPRELQQLEIPGALDQFITSDHVLIWADHYSKFGPVYSAKSEIERTGVGDMIV; from the coding sequence ATGAAGGGTTTAGACTTGAGCGAGGAGTTCTATTGGGAGATTGTGAGGCCGCTGATCGCCAGACGTTTCCCGCAGCTAATGGAGAAGCATGCTGCCGGATTGATAGGATATGGTTCGGATGTTCTGGGTTATGATGACGTTCTTTCCAGAGATCATGAATGGGGGGCGAGGTGCTACATTTGGCTGCTGGACCCGGATTACGATAAATATGCAGTAGGCCTTGACCAAGCATTCGATGAAGAGGTGCCAGCCTTGTTCAAAGGATATCCCTCCCGGTTTTCGGTAGATGAATCTCATGAGGTGCTTGTACCCTACAATGGGCGCAACAACCTTCATCATATTGCAATTACCAGCGTCTCCCGGCACATGCACATCCAGTTGGGACTGCTAACCCCATATCCATCCTTATACGAATGGTTAGTCATTCCCGAGCAGAAATTGCTGGAGTGGACAAGGGGACGAATGTTTACAGATCCCATTGGGGAAATGACAGAAGTGCGAAGAGGACTGGCTTATCTGCCCGATGAGATATGGCGGTACAAATTGAAATATGCCTGGAGTTCATTCCGGCAGCTGTATGTGGCAGGACTTGCTGACTTCCGGCGCGAACCGTTGTCGGCCAGGTTGCTTATCAACCGCATGGTGGAGCAGGCAGTTCAATTGATTTTTCTCTATAACAAAAGACTCCGGCCTGGAACCTACAAATGGATATCCAGGGAACTGGCGCAGATCAGCCCGGAGGTTAGCCGGCAGGCCAAGCAGCTTGAAGCCATCTTGCTGGAACCTTCGGTTACTAGGGCGGTTGGACAAATTGAAGAGATATTAACGGAATTAGTGAATCAACATAACGCGATGAAGCTGACGGATCATATTGAGCTTCAACCCTCCATTTTCTACGCAAGAGGCTTGCAATCCTATTCTTATATCAATTTGGAGGATGCTCTATTCGCTGCGCTGCCCAGAGAACTCCAGCAGCTTGAAATCCCGGGTGCGCTGGATCAGTTTATTACAAGTGATCACGTGTTGATCTGGGCGGATCATTATTCCAAATTCGGGCCAGTATACAGTGCCAAGTCTGAGATTGAGAGAACTGGGGTGGGGGATATGATTGTATAG